The following proteins are co-located in the Sporolactobacillus pectinivorans genome:
- a CDS encoding o-succinylbenzoate--CoA ligase codes for MQEAIMPNWLKQRADLTPDRTAFETNEQRISFLKLWDRVLVLTGKLASLGIQKGDHVALLSENSLDLVCFFHALMALGAVGVPLNIRLSPEELAWETEDSEARWLICDDADQPLEPEIMKGTRSFNWITMNHVKQQPQADATLQHSFHLGDPCTIIYTSGTTGRPKGVVLTYGNHWWSAAGSALNLGLADTDKWLCCVPLFHVSGLSIIMKNIIYGMPVFLLKKFDPHAANRVICQNGVSMVSVVANMLRRMLDDLGTERYPAAFRCMLLGGGPAPLPLLKHSREKKIPVYQTYGLTETASQMVTLPPEFMFSKLGSAGKPLFHGEIRIVGKDREAKRDEPGEILVRGMNVTPGYWNRPGATAKAFSNGWLCTGDIGYLDSDGFLYVLDRRDDLIISGGENVYPAEIESVLFDFPGVEEAGVVGVKNQHWGEVPFAFIHLKPGCSVTEEALLNFCEKKLARYKLPVGICFTGLLPRNASRKLLRRKLTDRLPEEYCPSK; via the coding sequence ATGCAGGAAGCGATCATGCCGAACTGGCTGAAGCAGCGCGCGGATCTGACGCCTGACCGGACAGCCTTCGAGACAAATGAGCAGCGCATCTCCTTTCTCAAGTTGTGGGATCGCGTTCTGGTACTTACAGGAAAGCTGGCATCACTGGGCATTCAAAAGGGGGACCATGTTGCCCTGCTGAGCGAAAACAGCCTGGATCTGGTCTGCTTTTTTCATGCGCTGATGGCCCTTGGCGCTGTGGGTGTCCCGCTGAACATCCGGCTAAGCCCGGAAGAGCTGGCCTGGGAGACAGAGGACAGCGAGGCAAGATGGCTGATCTGCGATGACGCAGATCAGCCTCTGGAACCTGAGATCATGAAGGGGACCCGGTCTTTTAACTGGATCACGATGAATCATGTCAAACAGCAGCCTCAGGCAGATGCCACACTTCAGCATTCATTTCATCTGGGTGATCCGTGCACGATAATTTACACTTCTGGGACAACGGGCAGACCCAAGGGTGTTGTCCTGACTTATGGAAATCACTGGTGGAGTGCCGCCGGATCTGCCCTGAATCTCGGATTGGCAGATACAGATAAATGGCTTTGCTGCGTGCCGCTTTTTCACGTCAGCGGACTGTCCATTATTATGAAGAATATCATTTATGGGATGCCGGTTTTTCTCTTGAAAAAATTTGATCCTCATGCAGCAAACCGCGTCATCTGTCAAAATGGCGTGAGTATGGTTTCAGTAGTTGCCAATATGCTGAGACGGATGCTGGACGATCTCGGAACAGAGCGCTATCCGGCTGCTTTCCGCTGTATGCTGCTCGGCGGCGGGCCGGCACCGCTGCCGCTTCTCAAGCACAGCCGTGAGAAAAAAATACCGGTTTATCAGACATACGGGCTGACAGAAACGGCCTCGCAGATGGTGACGTTGCCCCCGGAATTCATGTTTTCAAAATTGGGATCGGCCGGCAAACCGCTTTTCCATGGGGAAATCCGGATTGTCGGAAAGGACCGGGAAGCAAAAAGGGATGAACCCGGTGAGATTTTAGTCAGAGGGATGAACGTAACTCCGGGTTACTGGAATCGTCCCGGGGCAACAGCGAAAGCCTTCAGTAACGGATGGCTGTGCACGGGAGATATTGGCTACCTGGATTCCGATGGTTTTCTTTATGTGCTTGACCGGAGGGATGATCTGATTATTTCCGGCGGCGAGAATGTATACCCGGCAGAAATTGAATCTGTACTGTTTGATTTTCCAGGCGTTGAAGAGGCCGGGGTCGTTGGCGTGAAAAATCAACATTGGGGTGAAGTGCCTTTCGCCTTTATCCATCTTAAGCCCGGCTGTTCCGTCACTGAAGAAGCTTTACTGAACTTTTGCGAAAAAAAGCTTGCGCGGTATAAGCTGCCTGTTGGAATCTGTTTTACCGGACTGCTGCCGCGGAATGCTTCCCGGAAACTGCTGCGGAGAAAGCTGACCGACCGGCTGCCTGAAGAATATTGTCCTTCAAAATGA
- a CDS encoding thiamine-binding protein produces MPKSNVGLQILPFSKDKDTYALVDKAIEAIQKSGVKYEVDALETVLEGELDDLLEVVKQTIYATVEAGAEEVAAEVKIHFRPQGTSIKEKVGKYRKS; encoded by the coding sequence ATGCCAAAAAGCAATGTCGGACTGCAGATTCTTCCGTTTTCAAAGGACAAGGATACGTATGCTCTTGTGGATAAAGCGATTGAAGCAATCCAGAAGTCGGGCGTGAAATATGAAGTGGACGCACTTGAGACGGTGCTTGAGGGGGAGCTGGACGACCTGCTGGAGGTTGTGAAACAGACCATTTATGCAACGGTCGAGGCGGGTGCAGAAGAAGTCGCGGCAGAAGTGAAAATTCATTTCCGCCCTCAGGGAACTTCGATCAAGGAAAAGGTTGGGAAGTACCGGAAGTCTTAA
- a CDS encoding phosphatase PAP2 family protein, which translates to MNAVHKENRIAIRWVWMTLICTLVFLILVLAIRIPGIKRLDNQLNQSLDPLRTKTLIAFFSKLTDFGDSQLLSVIIALAMLYLLFRKKFFPMILLPAAFFAERQLNETLKSWVMRDRPAFPHLVPASGYSFPSGHAMNVSTVYGLLIVLIAPLIQTKWVRKLWVVINLAMILLIGFSRPFLNVHFFSDILAGYCMGGLVVGLTSLILIFIDRRRRSR; encoded by the coding sequence ATGAACGCCGTTCATAAAGAAAACCGGATCGCCATACGCTGGGTATGGATGACTCTGATTTGTACATTAGTATTTTTAATTCTGGTTCTGGCGATCCGGATACCTGGAATCAAGAGGTTGGACAATCAGCTGAATCAGAGTCTTGATCCCTTAAGGACAAAAACGTTGATTGCTTTTTTTTCAAAGCTGACTGACTTTGGAGATTCACAACTGCTGTCAGTGATTATTGCCCTGGCAATGCTGTATTTACTGTTCAGAAAAAAATTTTTCCCGATGATATTGTTGCCGGCCGCTTTTTTTGCTGAACGTCAGTTGAACGAAACGCTGAAAAGCTGGGTGATGAGGGATCGTCCGGCGTTTCCCCACCTTGTTCCCGCATCCGGGTATAGCTTTCCGAGCGGACACGCGATGAACGTGTCCACTGTATACGGATTACTGATTGTTCTCATTGCCCCGCTGATTCAGACTAAGTGGGTCCGAAAACTATGGGTTGTAATCAATCTGGCAATGATACTTCTGATCGGATTCAGCAGGCCCTTCCTGAATGTCCATTTTTTCAGTGATATTCTGGCCGGATACTGCATGGGCGGTCTGGTTGTCGGTCTCACCTCGCTCATCTTGATTTTTATTGATCGCCGGCGCAGAAGCCGTTAA
- a CDS encoding peptidylprolyl isomerase — MMKKGSITMENGEVVHIDFFPNEAPNTVANFEKLANSGFYNGLTFHRVIPGFVSQGGDPTGTGMGDAGYTIKCETDGNPHQHVAGALSMAHAGRDTGSCQFFIVHAPQPHLDGVHTVFGQVTEGLGTVLAMRNGDVMTEVKVWDEED; from the coding sequence ATGATGAAAAAAGGTTCTATTACTATGGAAAACGGTGAAGTGGTCCATATCGATTTTTTCCCGAATGAAGCGCCTAATACAGTAGCAAATTTTGAAAAACTGGCGAATTCCGGTTTTTACAACGGGCTGACTTTTCACCGCGTCATTCCCGGTTTTGTCAGTCAGGGTGGCGATCCGACCGGAACCGGGATGGGCGATGCCGGCTATACAATAAAATGCGAGACGGATGGCAATCCGCATCAGCATGTTGCAGGCGCGCTGTCGATGGCTCACGCCGGGCGCGATACCGGTTCCTGTCAATTTTTTATTGTCCATGCACCACAGCCGCATCTGGATGGCGTGCATACTGTTTTCGGACAAGTTACTGAAGGTCTTGGTACAGTTCTGGCGATGAGAAACGGTGATGTCATGACAGAAGTTAAAGTCTGGGACGAAGAAGACTAA
- a CDS encoding OsmC family protein, translating to MERFTFNLKGNWKGSWDGQGHVKTKGIDTDISVDPSMKGAGIGTNPDELLLSALSSCYMITLGIRLGKEEISFDHLSIESEGIVTKKGGLHFDKVIHRPVIFLDREVTDESKLRSAIYQAEQDCMVAKAVRGNVRIEIAPVFKTVETDPGSKKA from the coding sequence ATGGAAAGATTCACTTTTAACTTGAAGGGCAACTGGAAAGGTTCCTGGGACGGACAAGGCCATGTCAAAACAAAAGGCATCGATACTGACATTTCTGTTGACCCGTCGATGAAGGGAGCCGGCATCGGTACAAACCCCGATGAATTACTTCTGAGTGCACTTTCGTCCTGCTATATGATCACACTGGGTATCCGGCTTGGCAAAGAAGAAATCAGTTTTGACCATCTCTCAATTGAATCCGAGGGGATTGTCACAAAAAAAGGCGGGCTGCATTTCGACAAAGTCATTCACCGGCCCGTCATTTTTCTGGACAGAGAGGTCACCGACGAGTCAAAGCTGCGCTCAGCCATATATCAGGCTGAGCAGGACTGCATGGTGGCGAAGGCCGTTCGCGGTAACGTACGTATCGAGATTGCTCCCGTTTTCAAAACCGTTGAGACGGATCCCGGCAGTAAAAAGGCGTGA